Proteins co-encoded in one Myxococcus xanthus genomic window:
- a CDS encoding type I polyketide synthase — translation MNRKDGFMAELSPLQQALLTIEKLQKKLATASNGEREPIAIIGMACRFPGGATSPAKFRDLLWGAREALTEIPSDRQALQGLYDPDPSRPGKLAMRRAGFVDEVDRFDAEFFHISRREAEGMDPQQRFFLEVSWEALEDAGIPPHQLQGTRTGVFAGVHAKDYAFVTGGGLEKVSAHYSTGVDASYVAGRLSYLLGLEGPSMAVDTACSSSLSAVHLACQSLRTEESTLAIAGGVKLILAPQLSVFLSKAGALSPSGHCRTFDRDADGMVQGEGCGVVVLKRLRDAVRDGDRILATLRGTGMNHDGASGGLTVPNVGAQEALYRRVLQRAGIEPGQVDYLEAHGTGTRLGDPIELDGVSRVYGAARTSERPLWIGSVKPNIGHTEAAAGIAGLIKAVLVLQAGEVPPSINFEHPTPEFAWEGSGLAVPRARTALAEKDGPHRVAVSSFGMSGVNAHALVEAYAEAAHAAVDAGPYVLPLSARSEPALRTLAASWLQYVSEAGPGARLQDACFMAGAGRSHHAHRAVLVARTPEALRAALHAVTEGRDAPGVNRGSGEGEPVFLFGGTEPEASRLMRELLGRDVFRAHAEKVDAVFRQVAGGSVIEQVAGAQAGEGHPVGTLLVLQLALAELWRACGLTPAAVSGFGVGALSAGVVAGALSVEDAVRLALQLTPAQPVRPQPVKYPFFSTVDGAWVEAGATVPGAYWERQRAAVIDPASSVANLCARNASAFIQVSCEASVGAALEATARSRGSKAVILRASRPGDDAWTGVLGVIAGGYSSGGSIRFEGLFTGARKTVVPTYPWQRERYWWDGAVAPAPSSVQPVRDASPRDLFCELTWHARTVGQGPVDAEGRWLIVSTQPAASESLRQSLSTAGGTVRVAIVGSEQASVLREWLSESPAPRGVIYLSGSEHPESLEGLHTSVQREVHAAASLVQTLARHSAPTLPRLFLVTQGSQAADGAAGPTAIAGAPLWGLGRVVAYEHPELACKRIDIEPAAFGALVTELARKVSASADDDEVVLRGEQRLVPSLTQTQTIPEGTGAFRPRQDRTYLITGGLGGIGLRLASWLVERGARHLALCGRKGETDEARQALAPLRAAGARVETFRVDVSRPESVAEMLAAVRRGGAPLGGIFHSAGVLADSSLLQWEPQGFETVMGPKVDGAWNLHALATDTTLEHFVLFSSTASLIGSPGQASYAAANAFLDALAHFRRARGLPAISLNWGSWGEVGMAVADARRGDRLAERGMSPMSVDEALAAMALVLAENRVTRGIARFDVTRWTASHPSIVASSLFRTESVTDAVPDVMEAPRKLREVLLALEGSARRGVLEARLKEMISEVGKIPTTKLSSTDSFDALGFDSIMALELRDMVLGELDVSMPLKSFVDESSIEQVTAELLGKLAVASVLGAASSERDDSKRVLL, via the coding sequence ATGAACCGCAAGGACGGATTCATGGCGGAGTTGTCGCCACTCCAGCAGGCGTTGCTGACCATCGAGAAGCTGCAGAAGAAGCTGGCCACGGCCTCGAATGGTGAGCGGGAACCGATTGCCATCATCGGCATGGCCTGCCGCTTTCCGGGGGGCGCCACCAGCCCCGCGAAGTTCCGTGACCTGCTGTGGGGGGCACGGGAGGCGCTGACGGAGATTCCCAGCGACCGGCAGGCGCTCCAGGGGCTCTATGACCCGGACCCCTCCAGGCCCGGGAAGCTGGCCATGCGCCGCGCCGGCTTCGTGGACGAGGTGGACCGGTTCGACGCGGAGTTCTTCCACATCTCCCGGCGTGAAGCCGAGGGCATGGACCCGCAGCAGCGCTTCTTCCTGGAGGTGAGCTGGGAGGCCCTGGAGGACGCTGGCATTCCCCCACACCAGCTCCAGGGGACGCGGACCGGTGTCTTCGCGGGCGTCCACGCGAAGGACTACGCGTTCGTCACGGGGGGCGGGCTGGAGAAGGTGAGCGCCCACTACTCCACGGGTGTGGACGCCAGCTATGTGGCGGGCCGGCTGTCGTACCTCCTCGGGCTCGAAGGGCCGAGCATGGCGGTGGACACCGCGTGCTCGTCCTCTTTGTCCGCTGTGCACCTGGCGTGTCAGAGCCTGCGGACAGAAGAGTCGACGCTCGCCATCGCCGGAGGCGTGAAGCTCATCCTGGCGCCGCAACTCAGCGTGTTCCTGTCCAAGGCGGGAGCCCTCTCCCCCAGCGGCCATTGCCGCACGTTCGACCGGGACGCGGACGGCATGGTGCAGGGGGAGGGCTGTGGCGTGGTCGTCCTGAAGCGGCTGCGGGACGCCGTTCGGGATGGTGACCGCATCCTCGCGACCTTGCGTGGCACGGGCATGAACCACGACGGCGCCAGCGGTGGTCTCACGGTGCCGAACGTCGGGGCACAGGAAGCGCTGTACCGGCGCGTGTTGCAGCGCGCGGGCATCGAGCCCGGGCAGGTGGACTACCTGGAAGCGCACGGGACGGGAACGCGGCTGGGAGATCCCATCGAGCTGGACGGCGTGTCGCGCGTCTACGGCGCAGCGCGGACTTCGGAGCGCCCGCTGTGGATTGGCTCCGTCAAGCCGAACATCGGTCACACGGAGGCCGCGGCCGGCATCGCGGGACTCATCAAGGCCGTCCTGGTGCTCCAGGCGGGCGAGGTGCCTCCCTCCATCAACTTCGAGCACCCGACCCCGGAGTTCGCGTGGGAGGGCTCAGGGCTCGCGGTGCCTCGAGCGCGCACGGCCCTGGCGGAGAAGGACGGCCCTCATCGCGTCGCCGTGAGCTCGTTTGGGATGAGCGGTGTGAACGCGCATGCGCTCGTCGAGGCGTACGCGGAGGCCGCCCATGCCGCCGTGGACGCCGGGCCGTATGTGTTGCCCCTCTCCGCGCGCTCGGAGCCCGCGCTGCGCACACTGGCGGCGTCATGGCTCCAGTACGTGTCGGAGGCCGGTCCTGGGGCGCGGCTCCAGGATGCGTGCTTCATGGCGGGCGCTGGACGCTCACACCATGCGCACCGTGCGGTGCTCGTGGCGAGGACGCCCGAGGCGCTTCGAGCGGCCCTTCACGCTGTCACGGAGGGACGCGATGCGCCGGGTGTCAATCGAGGTTCAGGCGAGGGCGAGCCCGTCTTCCTCTTCGGTGGCACGGAGCCCGAGGCCAGCCGGTTGATGCGTGAGCTGCTGGGCCGGGACGTCTTCCGCGCCCACGCGGAGAAGGTGGATGCGGTCTTCCGGCAGGTGGCAGGTGGGTCCGTCATCGAACAGGTGGCGGGAGCGCAGGCGGGCGAAGGACACCCGGTGGGCACTCTCCTCGTGCTCCAGCTCGCATTGGCGGAGCTCTGGCGCGCGTGCGGTCTGACCCCCGCAGCTGTTTCCGGCTTCGGCGTGGGAGCGCTCTCCGCGGGAGTGGTCGCGGGAGCACTCAGCGTGGAAGACGCCGTGCGGCTCGCCTTGCAGTTGACGCCAGCGCAGCCCGTGCGTCCTCAACCCGTGAAGTACCCATTCTTCTCCACCGTCGATGGCGCCTGGGTCGAAGCGGGCGCCACGGTACCGGGCGCGTACTGGGAGAGACAGCGCGCCGCGGTGATCGACCCGGCGTCGTCCGTGGCGAACCTGTGTGCGCGGAACGCCTCGGCTTTCATCCAGGTCTCTTGTGAGGCTTCCGTTGGGGCGGCGTTGGAGGCCACTGCACGCAGCCGTGGAAGCAAGGCCGTCATCCTGCGTGCCAGCAGGCCCGGAGATGATGCCTGGACGGGTGTCCTGGGCGTCATCGCGGGTGGGTACTCCTCGGGTGGCTCCATTCGTTTCGAGGGGCTCTTCACGGGGGCGCGCAAGACGGTGGTGCCGACGTACCCGTGGCAGCGTGAGCGCTACTGGTGGGACGGAGCGGTCGCTCCAGCACCGAGCAGCGTGCAGCCCGTCCGGGATGCATCCCCCCGGGACCTCTTCTGCGAACTCACGTGGCATGCGCGTACGGTGGGGCAGGGGCCCGTGGACGCGGAGGGCCGCTGGCTCATCGTGAGCACGCAGCCGGCTGCCTCGGAGTCGCTGCGGCAATCCCTGTCCACCGCCGGAGGCACGGTGCGCGTGGCCATCGTGGGCTCCGAGCAGGCGTCGGTGCTCCGGGAGTGGCTGTCCGAGAGCCCGGCGCCCCGAGGCGTCATCTACCTGTCGGGTTCGGAGCATCCCGAATCACTGGAAGGGCTGCACACATCGGTTCAGCGAGAGGTCCACGCGGCGGCGTCGCTCGTGCAGACCCTGGCGCGGCACTCGGCGCCAACGCTGCCTCGGCTGTTCCTCGTCACCCAGGGCTCGCAAGCCGCTGACGGAGCGGCTGGACCCACGGCGATTGCTGGCGCGCCACTGTGGGGCCTGGGACGGGTTGTCGCCTACGAGCACCCGGAGCTTGCCTGCAAGCGCATCGACATCGAACCCGCGGCCTTCGGTGCGCTGGTGACGGAGCTGGCGCGCAAGGTCTCTGCTTCCGCTGACGACGACGAGGTCGTGCTGCGCGGCGAGCAGCGGCTGGTGCCCTCGCTCACGCAGACCCAAACGATTCCGGAAGGCACGGGAGCGTTTCGTCCCCGGCAAGACCGCACGTATCTGATTACGGGCGGGCTCGGTGGAATCGGACTGCGGCTCGCCTCCTGGCTGGTGGAGCGCGGCGCGCGGCACCTTGCCCTCTGTGGAAGAAAAGGTGAGACCGACGAGGCCCGCCAGGCCCTGGCGCCGCTGCGTGCGGCGGGCGCGCGGGTGGAGACCTTCCGCGTCGATGTGAGCCGCCCGGAGTCGGTGGCGGAGATGCTGGCTGCCGTCCGCCGAGGCGGAGCGCCGCTGGGGGGCATCTTCCACAGCGCGGGTGTGCTGGCGGACAGCTCGTTGTTGCAGTGGGAGCCCCAGGGCTTCGAGACGGTCATGGGCCCCAAGGTCGACGGTGCGTGGAACCTCCATGCGCTGGCCACCGACACCACCCTCGAGCACTTCGTCCTGTTCTCCTCGACGGCGTCGCTGATTGGCTCGCCGGGGCAGGCCAGCTATGCCGCGGCCAATGCATTCCTCGATGCGTTGGCGCACTTCCGTCGCGCACGGGGTCTGCCGGCCATCAGTCTCAACTGGGGGAGCTGGGGCGAGGTCGGCATGGCCGTCGCGGATGCTCGGCGTGGCGACCGGCTGGCGGAGCGGGGCATGTCGCCCATGTCCGTGGATGAAGCCCTGGCGGCCATGGCGCTGGTGCTCGCGGAGAACCGCGTCACCCGGGGCATCGCGCGCTTCGATGTGACGCGTTGGACTGCCAGCCATCCTTCCATCGTGGCTTCGTCGCTGTTCCGGACCGAGTCCGTCACCGATGCCGTCCCTGACGTCATGGAGGCGCCGCGCAAGCTGCGCGAGGTGTTGCTCGCGTTGGAAGGCTCCGCTCGCCGCGGCGTCCTGGAGGCGCGGCTCAAGGAGATGATCAGCGAGGTTGGAAAGATTCCGACGACGAAGCTCTCGTCCACGGACTCGTTCGACGCGCTGGGGTTCGACTCCATCATGGCGCTCGAGTTGCGGGACATGGTGCTGGGCGAACTCGACGTGAGCATGCCTCTCAAGAGTTTCGTTGATGAAAGTTCCATTGAGCAGGTGACGGCTGAGCTTCTCGGAAAGCTCGCTGTGGCCAGTGTGCTCGGCGCTGCCTCCTCGGAGCGCGATGATTCGAAGCGGGTCCTGCTATGA